The Coffea arabica cultivar ET-39 chromosome 8e, Coffea Arabica ET-39 HiFi, whole genome shotgun sequence genome window below encodes:
- the LOC113704805 gene encoding ammonium transporter 2 member 5-like yields MSSAPPPPYFWLPKNLQPNDANPEWLNKGDNAWQLTAATLVGLQSVPGLIILYGGAVKKKWAVNSAFMALYAFACVLVCWVCWGYQLSFGNELIPIWGKINVALEQKYLLSPAFTGNFPNATMVFFQFVFAAITLILIAGAVLGRMNFYAWMLFVPLWLTFSYTFGAYTIWSLNGWLSSAGIIDYSGGYVIHLSSGVAGFTAAYWVGPRLTKDRQNFPPNNILLMLAGAGLLWMGWTGFNGGDPYAASIDASLAVLNTHVCTATSLLTWLILDIVFFGKASVIGVVQGMITGLVCITPAAGVVQGWAAILMGLCSGAIPWFTMMVVHKKSQLLQRVDDTMAVFHTHAVAGTLGGILTGLFAEPNLCSLFYGKPGSYTGLFYGFHNSKARDGFRQIGLQLIGVLFVVALNVVSTSLICLLIQLLVPLRMTEEDMEVGDEAAHGEEAYAIWGQGERLENSRISVNDVELGAPRTKESRLETT; encoded by the exons ATGAGTTCCGCACCACCCCCTCCATATTTTTGGCTTCCTAAGAATCTGCAGCCTAATGACGCTAACCCTGAGTGGCTGAACAAGGGAGACAATGCATGGCAGCTCACGGCAGCAACGCTTGTCGGTTTACAAAGTGTTCCAGGCCTGATAATCTTGTATGGAGGAGCTGTGAAGAAGAAATGGGCAGTAAATTCAGCTTTCATGGCATTATATGCTTTTGCTTGTGTTTTGGTTTGTTGGGTTTGCTGGGGATATCAACTTTCCTTTGGCAATGAATTGATCCCAATCTGGGGGAAAATTAACGTTGCATTGGAACAAAAGTACCTGTTGTCACCAGCATTTACTGGCAATTTTCCAAATGCAACTATGGTGTTTTTTCAGTTTGTTTTTGCTGCAATTACTTTGATTTTGATTGCTGGGGCTGTGTTGGGACGAATGAATTTTTATGCATGGATGCTGTTTGTTCCTCTGTGGCTAACATTTTCTTACACATTTGGAGCTTATACCATTTGGTCTCTTAACGGTTGGCTATCCTCAGCTGGGATCATTGATTATTCTGGTGGTTATGTTATCCATTTATCTTCAGGAGTTGCTGGCTTCACAGCTGCTTATTGG GTTGGTCCTCGTTTGACAAAGGACAGACAAAATTTTCCTCCAAACAACATCTTGCTAATGCTAGCTGGTGCTGGCCTGCTGTGGATGGGGTGGACAGGGTTCAATGGTGGAGACCCCTATGCTGCTAGTATTGATGCTTCTTTGGCAGTCTTGAACACTCATGTTTGTACTGCTACCAGCTTATTAACATGGCTTATACTCGATATTGTTTTCTTTGGCAAAGCTTCTGTTATTGGTGTTGTTCAAGGCATGATCACTGGCTTAGTTTGTATCACCCCAGCAGCTG GTGTTGTTCAAGGATGGGCAGCCATACTAATGGGACTTTGCTCAGGTGCTATACCTTGGTTCACTATGATGGTTGTGCACAAAAAGTCTCAGCTACTTCAAAGAGTTGATGACACAATGGCTGTTTTCCACACTCATGCTGTGGCTGGAACCCTTGGAGGAATCCTCACTGGTTTATTTGCCGAACCGAATTTATGCAGTTTGTTCTATGGGAAGCCTGGAAGTTATACTGGCCTATTTTATGGCTTTCACAACAGCAAAGCCCGTGATGGGTTCAGACAAATAGGATTGCAGCTTATTGGAGTGCTTTTTGTGGTTGCTCTTAATGTTGTTAGTACGAGTTTGATCTGTCTTCTAATACAACTTCTTGTCCCACTGAGAATGACAGAGGAAGATATGGAGGTTGGTGATGAAGCTGCCCATGGAGAAGAAGCTTATGCTATTTGGGGCCAAGGTGAAAGGCTTGAGAATTCAAGGATTTCAGTTAATGATGTTGAACTTGGAGCACCTAGGACTAAGGAATCAAGGCTTGAGACGACATGA
- the LOC113704076 gene encoding pentatricopeptide repeat-containing protein At4g32450, mitochondrial: MYRKKATLLTTFNSLATLPKVRRYPNSQSCIKTLALLCNFSTATERSDFRSDFDTSTEINSDYYADYKQNNNGFYRNTSGKVGNWNVGGNYGQFEENPHGFYVRNGNQTGVVYQQNPSRVYPINPRQQNPVGKNGVFASNSDSNMSFDGFKKGFQPNQEERNGDFMPINEFQHGSGGQNVNFGRESYESMQQNSGAIYQRREGGNGNFTNGHFREGHRTQLQQSSVGRSGNLSNGGSVGAERNLNWNHRTNPALQTGGFSDGYGGASQHNGMSHNVGKVGTLQQNSQNIHAGRPGNIEQMQGSYGNAGMRQQIISEDLKAGDESSGNYGDMNMTGRIEELDHYVEEGKLEEAVKVLGLLGEQGIKVDLPRYLALMTACGKDKALEEAKCIHQHLMRSIPNLEVSTYNKILEMYCQCRAMEDAYSIFEKMPQHNLTSWDIMIAGLAKNGHGENAIELFTEFKELGLKPDGQMYLGVFSACADLLDTTEGMLHFEAMSKDYGIVPSMEHYVSVVDMLGSAGYLDEALEFIEKMPVQPSVEVWETLMHLSRVQGNMELGDRCAELVELLDPSRLNEQSRAGLIPFKASDLSKGKEKRKADGHNPLEVRSRVHEFRAGDRSDPDHEKLYALLRGLKHQMKEAGYIPETKVVLHDIDQESKEEAVLGHSERLAVAKGLLNTPARSAMRIIKNLRICLDCHNAMKIISKLVGRELIMRDAKRFHHFKDGVCSCRDYW, encoded by the coding sequence ATGTATAGGAAGAAAGCTACGCTTCTTACTACTTTCAACTCTCTCGCAACTCTCCCAAAGGTACGCAGATATCCCAACTCTCAGAGCTGCATAAAGACCCTTGCTTTATTGTGTAATTTCAGTACTGCCACTGAAAGATCAGATTTTAGATCAGATTTTGATACCTCCACTGAGATTAATAGCGATTATTATGCTGATTATAAGCAAAACAATAATGGGTTTTATAGAAATACTAGTGGGAAGGTGGGAAATTGGAACGTTGGAGGAAATTATGGGCAATTTGAGGAAAATCCACATGGGTTTTATGTTAGAAACGGAAATCAAACTGGGGTGGTTTATCAGCAAAACCCTAGTAGGGTTTATCCCATAAACCCTAGGCAGCAAAACCCAGTTGGGAAAAATGGGGTTTTTGCAAGTAATAGTGATAGCAATATGTCTTTTGATGGCTTTAAGAAGGGGTTTCAGCCGAACCAGGAAGAGCGAAATGGGGATTTCATGCCTATAAATGAGTTTCAGCACGGTTCAGGTGGGCAAAATGTGAATTTTGGGAGGGAAAGCTATGAAAGTATGCAACAGAATTCAGGTGCAATTTATCAGAGACGAGAGGGGGGAAATGGGAATTTTACAAATGGGCATTTCAGAGAGGGCCACAGAACTCAGCTTCAGCAGAGCTCGGTTGGTAGAAGTGGGAATTTGAGTAATGGGGGTTCAGTTGGGGCTGAACGGAATCTAAATTGGAATCACAGAACAAATCCAGCATTACAGACGGGCGGTTTCTCTGATGGTTATGGTGGAGCGTCACAGCATAATGGAATGAGCCATAATGTGGGGAAGGTTGGAACTTTGCAGCAAAATTCTCAGAATATTCATGCTGGAAGACCTGGAAATATTGAACAAATGCAGGGCAGCTATGGTAATGCAGGAATGCGTCAGCAAATTATAAGTGAAGATTTGAAAGCGGGTGATGAGTCAAGTGGAAATTATGGTGATATGAATATGACAGGCAGGATTGAGGAGCTTGATCATTACGTTGAAGAGGGTAAACTGGAGGAAGCAGTGAAAGTTTTGGGGTTGTTAGGGGAGCAGGGTATCAAAGTTGATTTGCCTCGTTATTTAGCCTTGATGACTGCATGTGGCAAGGATAAAGCTCTTGAAGAGGCAAAGTGCATTCATCAACATCTTATGAGATCGATACCTAATCTTGAAGTTAGTACTTACAATAAGATTCTTGAGATGTACTGTCAATGCAGAGCGATGGAGGATGCTTATAGTATATTTGAGAAGATGCCACAACATAACTTGACTTCTTGGGACATTATGATTGCTGGGCTTGCTAAGAATGGTCATGGAGAAAATGCCATTGAATTGTTCACGGAATTCAAAGAATTGGGACTGAAACCTGATGGTCAAATGTACCTTGGTGTTTTTAGTGCATGTGCTGACTTACTTGACACCACTGAGGGCATGTTGCATTTTGAAGCAATGAGCAAAGATTATGGCATTGTTCCATCCATGGAACACTACGTGAGTGTGGTGGACATGCTTGGAAGTGCAGGTTATCTGGATGAAGCTTTAGAGTTCATTGAAAAGATGCCAGTGCAGCCAAGTGTGGAAGTCTGGGAAACTCTGATGCATCTTTCTAGAGTTCAGGGTAACATGGAGCTTGGGGACCGTTGTGCTGAGCTTGTAGAGCTTCTGGATCCATCTCGACTGAATGAACAATCAAGGGCAGGTCTCATACCATTCAAAGCTTCAGACCTTTCTAAAGGGAAGGAAAAGAGGAAAGCTGATGGTCATAATCCTCTTGAGGTTAGGAGCCGGGTCCATGAATTCAGGGCAGGAGATAGATCTGATCCTGATCATGAAAAATTATATGCACTGCTTCGGGGACTGAAGCATCAAATGAAAGAGGCTGGTTATATTCCAGAAACTAAAGTTGTGCTCCATGACATTGACCAAGAATCGAAGGAGGAAGCTGTGCTCGGACATAGTGAGAGACTTGCTGTTGCCAAGGGTCTCTTAAATACCCCTGCTAGGTCTGCAATGCGGATAATTAAAAATCTTCGTATCTGTCTTGATTGTCATAATGCTATGAAGATTATCTCAAAGCTGGTTGGTAGGGAACTTATTATGCGAGATGCCAAGAGATTTCACCATTTTAAAGACGGGGTATGTTCTTGTCGGGATTATTGGTGA
- the LOC113702706 gene encoding tRNA (cytosine(38)-C(5))-methyltransferase 2 isoform X1 — protein MSKLSQALNSFKNFRIAMEFEGLREEREQKPWRVLEFYSGIGGMRYSLMKAGVNAVVVEAFDINDVANDVYQHNFGHRPYQGNIQSLSAADLDSYEAEVWLLSPPCQPYTRQGLQKGSSDARASSFLRILELIPQTSQPLLMLFVENVVGFETSDTHKRMVKMLEENNFILQEFILSPLQFGIPYSRPRYFCLAKRKPLAFKNPQFNNQLLWSPGPLYEQDDQKSGMVDQSHGIFDDSIKACRPIEDFLEDKVPRNKVHSDYCTLLANISDLSEQTDKRNGCSHSSLNTYLVPLSLVERWGSAMDIVFPASRRCCCFTKSYYRFVKGTGSLLATNQEKTEDKIVPLEELGLRYFTPREVANLHSFPEDFQFPEHISLRQCYALLGNSLSVGVVAPQLRYLFSHPT, from the exons ATGAGTAAACTTTCCCAAGCACTAAATTCATTCAAGAATTTTAGAATTGCAATGGAGTTTGAGGGTTTAagggaagagagagaacaaAAGCCATGGCGGGTTCTCGAATTCTACAGTGGAATTGGCGGCATG AGATATTCATTGATGAAGGCAGGAGTAAACGCAGTAGTTGTGGAAGCATTCGACATAAACGACGTTGCAAATGATGTTTATCAGCATAATTTTGGCCACCGGCCTTACCAG GGCAACATTCAATCTCTAAGTGCTGCTGATCTTGATAGTTATGAGGCCGAGGTGTGGCTTCTATCTCCGCCTTGTCAACCATACACTCGACAAG GGCTTCAGAAGGGATCCAGTGATGCTCGGGCGTCCTCTTTTCTGAGGATTTTGGAATTGATACCACAAACTTCACAGCCTCTGCTCATGCTATTTGTTGAGAATGTTGTTGGATTTGAG ACATCTGATACCCATAAGAGGATGGTTAAAATGTTAGAAGAAAACAATTTCATCCTACAAGAATTTATTTTGAGCCCATTGCAGTTTGGCATACCTTATTCTCGGCCTCGATATTTCTGTTTg GCCAAAAGGAAACCTTTAGCCTTCAAAAATCCACAATTCAACAATCAACTTCTTTGGAGTCCCGGTCCACTGTATGAACAAGATGATCAAAAAAGCGGCATGGTTGACCAGTCACATGGAATTTTTGATGACTCAATTAAAGCATGTAGGCCTATAGAGGATTTTCTTGAGGACAAGGTGCCCAGAAACAAGGTTCATTCAGATTATTGTACTTTGCTGGCTAATATTTCCGATTTATCTGAGCAAACTGATAAAAGAAATGGTTGTAGCCATAGCTCCTTGAACACATATCTGGTCCCATTAAGCTTAGTAGAGAGATGGGGCAGTGCCATGG ATATCGTTTTTCCTGCATCGAGACGCTGTTGTTGTTTTACGAAAAGCTACTACCGCTTTGTGAAGGGTACTGGTTCCTTGTTGGCAACCAATCAG GAAAAAACCGAGGATAAAATTGTTCCACTGGAGGAACTTGGTCTTAGATACTTTACCCCTAGGGAG GTTGCAAATTTGCATTCCTTTCCAGAGGATTTCCAATTTCCAGAGCACATCAGCCTTCGACAATG TTATGCGTTGCTTGGGAATAGTTTAAGTGTTGGAGTGGTTGCTCCACAATTGCGCTACCTATTTTCTCATCCAACATGA
- the LOC113702706 gene encoding tRNA (cytosine(38)-C(5))-methyltransferase 2 isoform X2 → MSKLSQALNSFKNFRIAMEFEGLREEREQKPWRVLEFYSGIGGMRYSLMKAGVNAVVVEAFDINDVANDVYQHNFGHRPYQGNIQSLSAADLDSYEAEVWLLSPPCQPYTRQGLQKGSSDARASSFLRILELIPQTSQPLLMLFVENVVGFEAKRKPLAFKNPQFNNQLLWSPGPLYEQDDQKSGMVDQSHGIFDDSIKACRPIEDFLEDKVPRNKVHSDYCTLLANISDLSEQTDKRNGCSHSSLNTYLVPLSLVERWGSAMDIVFPASRRCCCFTKSYYRFVKGTGSLLATNQEKTEDKIVPLEELGLRYFTPREVANLHSFPEDFQFPEHISLRQCYALLGNSLSVGVVAPQLRYLFSHPT, encoded by the exons ATGAGTAAACTTTCCCAAGCACTAAATTCATTCAAGAATTTTAGAATTGCAATGGAGTTTGAGGGTTTAagggaagagagagaacaaAAGCCATGGCGGGTTCTCGAATTCTACAGTGGAATTGGCGGCATG AGATATTCATTGATGAAGGCAGGAGTAAACGCAGTAGTTGTGGAAGCATTCGACATAAACGACGTTGCAAATGATGTTTATCAGCATAATTTTGGCCACCGGCCTTACCAG GGCAACATTCAATCTCTAAGTGCTGCTGATCTTGATAGTTATGAGGCCGAGGTGTGGCTTCTATCTCCGCCTTGTCAACCATACACTCGACAAG GGCTTCAGAAGGGATCCAGTGATGCTCGGGCGTCCTCTTTTCTGAGGATTTTGGAATTGATACCACAAACTTCACAGCCTCTGCTCATGCTATTTGTTGAGAATGTTGTTGGATTTGAG GCCAAAAGGAAACCTTTAGCCTTCAAAAATCCACAATTCAACAATCAACTTCTTTGGAGTCCCGGTCCACTGTATGAACAAGATGATCAAAAAAGCGGCATGGTTGACCAGTCACATGGAATTTTTGATGACTCAATTAAAGCATGTAGGCCTATAGAGGATTTTCTTGAGGACAAGGTGCCCAGAAACAAGGTTCATTCAGATTATTGTACTTTGCTGGCTAATATTTCCGATTTATCTGAGCAAACTGATAAAAGAAATGGTTGTAGCCATAGCTCCTTGAACACATATCTGGTCCCATTAAGCTTAGTAGAGAGATGGGGCAGTGCCATGG ATATCGTTTTTCCTGCATCGAGACGCTGTTGTTGTTTTACGAAAAGCTACTACCGCTTTGTGAAGGGTACTGGTTCCTTGTTGGCAACCAATCAG GAAAAAACCGAGGATAAAATTGTTCCACTGGAGGAACTTGGTCTTAGATACTTTACCCCTAGGGAG GTTGCAAATTTGCATTCCTTTCCAGAGGATTTCCAATTTCCAGAGCACATCAGCCTTCGACAATG TTATGCGTTGCTTGGGAATAGTTTAAGTGTTGGAGTGGTTGCTCCACAATTGCGCTACCTATTTTCTCATCCAACATGA
- the LOC113703131 gene encoding uncharacterized protein isoform X1: MRHFLPSSSKPSWRIRYLTPYRYHCSSPTLTPEPENPQIVPSDSQGSKNPEFSSKIQILSNLNENWKKPISENPGLSRTHVVESLLSHRNDPAAAFKYFQWAEGQRGFLRGVSDPYCVLLHILVSSPNEYSLTRRLLNSYVSSDSSPSGILLFDHLISCSERFDFPLNSEVFNYLLNSYVRACRNRDAIDCFNAMVSRNIMPNVTVVSITLSALVRRKLISEARKMYDDIVGRGINHDCAAVHVIMRACLKEGNMVEAEKCFSEAKARGLVLDAAVYSTAVHVACRKLDTDNASELLKEMKRKGWIPSEGTYTNVVCAYVKQRNMVEALRIKDEMIGSGHSLNLVVATSLMKGYNLQGQFIAALDLFNDIVARGLNPNKVTYAVLIEGCCRYGNMEKASELYTMMKFAGIRPTVYTVNSLIRGFLKAGLLDEAIKQFDEAVDTGIANVFTYNSLMSCFCKGGKVNDALIIWDKMVNNSIEPSAVSYNNMILGNCRQGNMEAALSLLSKMLEKNLKANVYTYTILIDGYFRKGEKDQALRMFDQMAASGVPITDFTYNTIINGLCKAGSTSEAKSFLNKLMHTGYTPLVMAYNSIIDGYEKEGAINSALAAYAEMCESGISPNVVTYTCMINGYCKSNQIDLALKLSTEMRTKGVAWDITVYSALIDGFCKRRDMESARELFDELFEVGLYPNVVVYNSMISGFRNINNMEAALALHKRMCNEGIPCDVDIYTTLIDGLLKDGKLLLASDLYTEMLAKDIVPDAVTYFVLVHGLCNKGQVENARRILNDMYGMNMTPNVLIYNTLIAGYFKEGNLQEAFRLHDEMLERGLAPDDTTFDILVTGKYKGGNFPLRVSSG, translated from the coding sequence ATGagacattttcttccttcttcttcaAAACCTTCATGGCGAATCCGTTACTTAACTCCCTACAGATATCACTGTTCTTCTCCAACATTGACCCCAGAACCTGAAAATCCCCAAATTGTCCCTTCAGATTCTCAGGGTTCAAAAAATCCTGAATTTTCTTCCAAGATCCAAATTTTGTCTAACCTTaacgaaaattggaaaaaaccCATTTCGGAAAATCCAGGTTTAAGCCGAACCCATGTCGTAGAATCCCTTTTAAGCCATAGAAATGACCCTGCTGCTGCTTTCAAGTACTTCCAGTGGGCTGAGGGGCAGCGCGGTTTCTTGCGTGGAGTCTCTGATCCTTACTGTGTTTTGCTTCATATTTTGGTGAGTTCTCCGAATGAGTACAGTTTAACTAGGAGGTTACTTAATAGTTATGTCTCAAGTGATTCTAGTCCTTCAGGTATTCTTCTTTTTGATCATCTAATCAGTTGTTCTGAAAGATTCGACTTTCCGTTGAATTCAGAggtttttaattatttgttgaACAGTTACGTCAGAGCTTGTCGAAATAGAGATGCCATTGATTGTTTCAATGCAATGGTTTCGCGTAATATTATGCCAAATGTCACGGTTGTAAGTATTACTTTGAGTGCATTGGTCAGGAGGAAACTGATCTCGGAAGCACGAAAAATGTATGATGATATAGTGGGTAGAGGGATTAATCATGATTGTGCTGCTGTGCATGTGATTATGCGGGCCTGTTTGAAAGAAGGGAACATGGTGGAGGCAGAGAAGTGTTTTTCTGAAGCAAAGGCCAGGGGACTTGTGCTTGATGCAGCAGTTTATAGCACTGCTGTTCATGTTGCTTGTCGTAAATTAGACACGGATAACGCAAGCGAGTTGTTAAAAGAGATGAAAAGGAAGGGATGGATTCCTTCTGAGGGTACGTATACTAATGTGGTGTGTGCTTATGTGAAGCAGAGGAATATGGTTGAAGCCTTGAGGATAAAGGATGAGATGATCGGAAGTGGTCATTCACTGAATTTAGTTGTTGCAACTAGCTTGATGAAAGGATATAATCTACAGGGACAATTTATTGCTGCTCTGGATTTATTTAATGACATAGTTGCACGTGGTCTTAATCCCAACAAGGTCACCTATGCTGTCCTGATAGAAGGGTGCTGCAGGTATGGAAATATGGAAAAGGCATCTGAGTTGTATACCATGATGAAATTTGCTGGAATCCGGCCAACTGTATACACTGTTAATTCTTTAATAAGAGGGTTTCTAAAAGCAGGGTTGTTGGATGAGGCAATTAAGCAGTTTGATGAGGCAGTTGATACTGGTATTGCCAATGTTTTCACATACAATAGCCTTATGTCGTGTTTTTGTAAGGGGGGTAAAGTTAATGATGCTCTTATAATATGGGATAAAATGGTGAACAACAGCATTGAACCATCTGCAGTTTCATATAACAATatgattcttggaaattgcaGGCAGGGTAACATGGAGGCTGCATTGAGTTTATTGTCCAAAATGCTGGAAAAGAATCTGAAAGCTAATGTATATACTTATACCATTCTTATAGATGGGTATTtcagaaaaggagagaaagacCAAGCACTTAGGATGTTTGACCAAATGGCAGCTTCTGGAGTTCCTATTACTGACTTCACATACAACACGATAATCAATGGGTTGTGCAAAGCTGGGTCGACATCTGAGGCGAAAAGTTTTCTGAATAAGCTGATGCATACAGGATATACTCCCCTTGTTATGGCTTATAATAGCATTATAGATGGTTATGAGAAGGAAGGTGCCATCAACTCTGCACTTGCTGCTTATGCAGAGATGTGTGAAAGTGGGATCTCTCCGAATGTTGTTACTTACACTTGCATGATTAATGGCTATTGCAAAAGCAATCAGATTGACCTTGCTTTAAAGCTGAGCACCGAGATGAGAACCAAAGGTGTCGCATGGGATATTACTGTGTACAGTGCCCTAATAGACGGTTTTTGCAAAAGAAGAGACATGGAAAGTGCACGTGAACTTTTCGATGAACTCTTTGAAGTTGGTTTATATCCTAATGTGGTTGTTTATAACAGTATGATTAGTGGCTTCAGGAACATAAATAACATGGAAGCAGCCCTTGCCTTGCATAAAAGAATGTGCAATGAGGGAATCCCATGTGATGTGGATATATATACCACATTAATCGATGGTCTTTTGAAAGATGGGAAATTACTTCTTGCCTCTGATCTGTACACAGAGATGCTTGCCAAGGATATTGTGCCTGATGCAGTCACTTACTTTGTTTTGGTACATGGTCTGTGTAACAAAGGACAGGTGGAGAACGCAAGAAGAATCTTGAATGATATGTATGGGATGAATATGACACCAAATGTTCTTATATATAATACGTTAATTGCTGGATATTTCAAGGAGGGCAATTTGCAAGAGGCTTTTAGGCTGCATGATGAGATGCTTGAGAGAGGTCTGGCCCCTGATGACACAACTTTTGATATTCTTGTAACTGGAAAATACAAAGGAGGCAATTTTCCTCTTAGAGTTTCAAGTGGCTAA
- the LOC113703131 gene encoding uncharacterized protein isoform X2, with product MTLLLLSSTSSGLRGSAVSCVESLILTVFCFIFCYVRACRNRDAIDCFNAMVSRNIMPNVTVVSITLSALVRRKLISEARKMYDDIVGRGINHDCAAVHVIMRACLKEGNMVEAEKCFSEAKARGLVLDAAVYSTAVHVACRKLDTDNASELLKEMKRKGWIPSEGTYTNVVCAYVKQRNMVEALRIKDEMIGSGHSLNLVVATSLMKGYNLQGQFIAALDLFNDIVARGLNPNKVTYAVLIEGCCRYGNMEKASELYTMMKFAGIRPTVYTVNSLIRGFLKAGLLDEAIKQFDEAVDTGIANVFTYNSLMSCFCKGGKVNDALIIWDKMVNNSIEPSAVSYNNMILGNCRQGNMEAALSLLSKMLEKNLKANVYTYTILIDGYFRKGEKDQALRMFDQMAASGVPITDFTYNTIINGLCKAGSTSEAKSFLNKLMHTGYTPLVMAYNSIIDGYEKEGAINSALAAYAEMCESGISPNVVTYTCMINGYCKSNQIDLALKLSTEMRTKGVAWDITVYSALIDGFCKRRDMESARELFDELFEVGLYPNVVVYNSMISGFRNINNMEAALALHKRMCNEGIPCDVDIYTTLIDGLLKDGKLLLASDLYTEMLAKDIVPDAVTYFVLVHGLCNKGQVENARRILNDMYGMNMTPNVLIYNTLIAGYFKEGNLQEAFRLHDEMLERGLAPDDTTFDILVTGKYKGGNFPLRVSSG from the exons ATGACCCTGCTGCTGCTTTCAAGTACTTCCAGTGGGCTGAGGGGCAGCGCGGTTTCTTGCGTGGAGTCTCTGATCCTTACTGTGTTTTGCTTCATATTTTG TTACGTCAGAGCTTGTCGAAATAGAGATGCCATTGATTGTTTCAATGCAATGGTTTCGCGTAATATTATGCCAAATGTCACGGTTGTAAGTATTACTTTGAGTGCATTGGTCAGGAGGAAACTGATCTCGGAAGCACGAAAAATGTATGATGATATAGTGGGTAGAGGGATTAATCATGATTGTGCTGCTGTGCATGTGATTATGCGGGCCTGTTTGAAAGAAGGGAACATGGTGGAGGCAGAGAAGTGTTTTTCTGAAGCAAAGGCCAGGGGACTTGTGCTTGATGCAGCAGTTTATAGCACTGCTGTTCATGTTGCTTGTCGTAAATTAGACACGGATAACGCAAGCGAGTTGTTAAAAGAGATGAAAAGGAAGGGATGGATTCCTTCTGAGGGTACGTATACTAATGTGGTGTGTGCTTATGTGAAGCAGAGGAATATGGTTGAAGCCTTGAGGATAAAGGATGAGATGATCGGAAGTGGTCATTCACTGAATTTAGTTGTTGCAACTAGCTTGATGAAAGGATATAATCTACAGGGACAATTTATTGCTGCTCTGGATTTATTTAATGACATAGTTGCACGTGGTCTTAATCCCAACAAGGTCACCTATGCTGTCCTGATAGAAGGGTGCTGCAGGTATGGAAATATGGAAAAGGCATCTGAGTTGTATACCATGATGAAATTTGCTGGAATCCGGCCAACTGTATACACTGTTAATTCTTTAATAAGAGGGTTTCTAAAAGCAGGGTTGTTGGATGAGGCAATTAAGCAGTTTGATGAGGCAGTTGATACTGGTATTGCCAATGTTTTCACATACAATAGCCTTATGTCGTGTTTTTGTAAGGGGGGTAAAGTTAATGATGCTCTTATAATATGGGATAAAATGGTGAACAACAGCATTGAACCATCTGCAGTTTCATATAACAATatgattcttggaaattgcaGGCAGGGTAACATGGAGGCTGCATTGAGTTTATTGTCCAAAATGCTGGAAAAGAATCTGAAAGCTAATGTATATACTTATACCATTCTTATAGATGGGTATTtcagaaaaggagagaaagacCAAGCACTTAGGATGTTTGACCAAATGGCAGCTTCTGGAGTTCCTATTACTGACTTCACATACAACACGATAATCAATGGGTTGTGCAAAGCTGGGTCGACATCTGAGGCGAAAAGTTTTCTGAATAAGCTGATGCATACAGGATATACTCCCCTTGTTATGGCTTATAATAGCATTATAGATGGTTATGAGAAGGAAGGTGCCATCAACTCTGCACTTGCTGCTTATGCAGAGATGTGTGAAAGTGGGATCTCTCCGAATGTTGTTACTTACACTTGCATGATTAATGGCTATTGCAAAAGCAATCAGATTGACCTTGCTTTAAAGCTGAGCACCGAGATGAGAACCAAAGGTGTCGCATGGGATATTACTGTGTACAGTGCCCTAATAGACGGTTTTTGCAAAAGAAGAGACATGGAAAGTGCACGTGAACTTTTCGATGAACTCTTTGAAGTTGGTTTATATCCTAATGTGGTTGTTTATAACAGTATGATTAGTGGCTTCAGGAACATAAATAACATGGAAGCAGCCCTTGCCTTGCATAAAAGAATGTGCAATGAGGGAATCCCATGTGATGTGGATATATATACCACATTAATCGATGGTCTTTTGAAAGATGGGAAATTACTTCTTGCCTCTGATCTGTACACAGAGATGCTTGCCAAGGATATTGTGCCTGATGCAGTCACTTACTTTGTTTTGGTACATGGTCTGTGTAACAAAGGACAGGTGGAGAACGCAAGAAGAATCTTGAATGATATGTATGGGATGAATATGACACCAAATGTTCTTATATATAATACGTTAATTGCTGGATATTTCAAGGAGGGCAATTTGCAAGAGGCTTTTAGGCTGCATGATGAGATGCTTGAGAGAGGTCTGGCCCCTGATGACACAACTTTTGATATTCTTGTAACTGGAAAATACAAAGGAGGCAATTTTCCTCTTAGAGTTTCAAGTGGCTAA